Proteins found in one Zea mays cultivar B73 chromosome 1, Zm-B73-REFERENCE-NAM-5.0, whole genome shotgun sequence genomic segment:
- the LOC103631768 gene encoding pentatricopeptide repeat-containing protein At5g15280, mitochondrial isoform X1: MSMAWRLLRTIHFRHLSPGVRRASKIVDQGFTNNAPELSTNKGSLLRCSSIRFGEKRNSIFACAPDNLEQKSGQTFEADAHSALKLCSGIGSVVIAKCSHIFERNGDTFDGNCSLQDILKPGLWLSPETLRRFWRVSELKPKDFLDILNGFGLSAVKVRNARFLWNLYRWTSRQSKEFQHLPRSNETMVSILADAHMLSQAESLLLSLIDHMTPAVSSELFSQIIQVYSEAGNLGKSVALYDYARGKHLIPSASCYQVLLHFLTRNRKDELILRVYLDMLEVGFGSCTEGNILDSVVMALIRKGKLLEALGILRQLKSLGLKLSKGALSNIVEEFNKKKDIGDLMNFLEDWRCIPELRLCNRILASLCTNLGTCQAWLVFQSLEALGFAPDATTFGIFIFHSCREMKLKSALVYLSECFARHVKPGVCAYNAILGGVFREGLYRHAKYIFEDMIEREVTPNLSTYKIILAGYCRYRRFDDIEQVLRHMKTNGVNVLLSGNCVLSKALSFLGLDHLGVKIKRDNVTGFPKAEFFDSVGNGLYLDTDSKMFEVSLSQVLDSALLPDINSELIRASQQGDVASALLVKDKAFQWGYDISPDSCSELFKALCVSPAYVIDVIDLMEEMPDILYKLDAQNLDLVAQTLSRNGMSAHAKLVLEKMLREDLSISHNTYTYLMIGLCEERNIAGFWECWNLATKCRWSPDSKDMMGLISYLCKWGVIEEALKLMNSLFDCYHDLFFSAYCALLKELCRTGHTSIGCAMLEALKEKGVAVDRSLFFYVMEGFLKEQRTAESIGMHDMWLSKSKELDVFTYRSVLPSLPWLDTDRAKNLVESMLTVKLTEFSYRGCIVNELMQTRNIKWAIPVLQESAPGKLSATLLNSLLQAYGWLKNWRKLDAVLCKMLKMHATLSISSYRFLVCRMCEQSRFSSASSLRALFQHTDKSRELIACNILIFYLFQRRNSSQIHDLLKDIEGNGISLDKTTYDFLVYGFHKSGDINDSVNALDACIAQGIKPSNRSLRIVLSHYCRLGNHEKSLALFHLIERNGWKHGLIIKTTLASCLLSFGRQLEAKSCLNNLSKGEFIGCSSNFDDLIKEFCILGDLKMTLYLLNTMLKKGTLPNEASYSSVIYKLCTLKEFDQALDFLAEMQLASLKSSEISCDALVHGLCAMGRPSDARKVLEMLTTLGSAPSYGMFRVVFDNYCRSSNLQKAAALLHDMQQAGQVPNFEMHWSVISNLSSTNEKTEGHGECILPNLFLSANSP; this comes from the exons ATGTCGATGGCATGGCGGTTGCTCCGCACAATCCATTTCCGGCATCTGAG CCCAGGTGTCAGGCGAGCATCCAAGATTGTAGACCAAGGCTTTACCAATAATGCCCCAGAGCTGAGTACCAACAAAGGGAGTTTGCTGAGGTGTAGCAGCATCCGCTTCGGGGAGAAGCGGAACTCAATTTTTGCTTGCGCTCCAGACAATTTGGAGCAGAAATCTGGACAAACGTTCGAAGCTGATGCCCATTCTGCGCTAAAATTGTGCTCTGGTATCGGGAGTGTAGTTATAGCCAAGTGTTCTCACATATTTGAGAGAAATGGGGACACCTTTGATGGGAACTGCAGTTTGCAAGATATCCTCAAGCCTGGTTTATGGCTCTCACCGGAGACCCTCCGCCGGTTTTGGCGTGTCTCTGAGCTGAAGCCTAAGGATTTTCTTGACATTTTGAATGGTTTTGGACTCAGTGCCGTAAAAGTGAGAAATGCAAGATTTCTATGGAATTTGTACAGGTGGACATCGCGGCAGAGCAAAGAGTTCCAACATCTGCCAAGGTCAAATGAGACAATGGTATCCATACTTGCAGATGCTCATATGCTCAGTCAAGCAGAATCACTACTGCTTTCATTGATTGATCATATGACTCCAGCTGTTTCTAGTGAACTATTCAGTCAGATTATCCAGGTGTATTCAGAAGCAGGCAACCTTGGGAAATCAGTTGCACTTTATGATTATGCAAGGGGCAAGCATTTGATTCCTTCAGCTTCATGCTATCAAGTACTTCTTCATTTTCTAACCAGAAACAGAAAGGATGAATTGATTTTGAGAGTATATCTGGACATGCTTGAAGTTGGATTTGGTTCTTGCACCGAaggaaatattcttgattctgttGTCATGGCTTTAATCAGGAAAGGTAAACTTTTGGAAGCTCTTGGTATTCTTCGGCAATTAAAGAGTTTGGGTCTTAAATTAAGCAAGGGAGCCTTGTCAAATATAGTTGAAGAATTTAACAAGAAAAAGGATATTGGGGATCTGATGAATTTCTTGGAAGATTGGAGGTGTATACCTGAGTTGCGTCTTTGCAACAGAATCCTTGCGTCTTTGTGCACAAATCTTGGTACTTGTCAGGCATGGTTGGTCTTCCAAAGTTTGGAGGCCTTAGGGTTTGCTCCAGATGCTACGACTTTTGGAATTTTCATTTTTCACAGCTGTAGAGAAATGAAACTAAAATCTGCACTTGTATATTTATCAGAGTGCTTTGCTAGGCATGTTAAACCTGGAGTGTGTGCCTATAATGCTATTTTAGGTGGTGTTTTCAGGGAGGGGCTATATAGACATGCAAAGTATATATTTGAAGACATGATTGAAAGAGAAGTAACACCCAATCTTTCAACATATAAGATAATTCTTGCAGGGTATTGCAGGTATAGGCGGTTTGATGATATTGAACAAGTCTTGAGGCACATGAAAACCAATGGTGTAAATGTTCTTCTCTCTGGAAACTGTGTGCTCTCCAAGGCCTTATCATTCTTGGGGCTAGATCACCTAGGGGTGAAAATCAAGAGAGATAATGTCACTGGTTTCCCAAAAGCTGAGTTTTTTGATTCAGTTGGCAATGGATTGTATTTGGACACTGATTCCAAAATGTTTGAGGTTTCATTGTCACAAGTTTTGGATAGCGCACTTCTCCCAGATATTAACTCAGAGCTAATCAGGGCATCTCAGCAAGGCGATGTTGCAAGTGCTCTTCTTGTGAAAGACAAAGCTTTTCAATGGGGATATGACATTTCACCAGATAGCTGCTCTGAGCTATTCAAGGCCTTATGTGTGAGCCCTGCTTATGTTATAGATGTCATTGACCTTATGGAGGAGATGCCAGATATACTTTACAAACTTGATGCTCAAAATCTAGATTTGGTTGCCCAAACATTGAGTAGGAATGGAATGTCTGCTCATGCAAAACTGGTTTTAGAAAAAATGTTGAGAGAAGACTTGTCAATCAGTCACAATACATATACTTATTTAATGATAGGTTTATGCGAAGAAAGGAACATAGCAGGGTTTTGGGAATGTTGGAATCTTGCAACAAAGTGCAGATGGTCACCTGATAGCAAGGATATGATGGGCCTCATCAGTTACTTGTGCAAATGGGGAGTGATTGAGGAAGCCCTGAAACTTATGAACTCTTTATTTGACTGCTACCATGATCTGTTTTTTAGTGCATATTGTGCACTTCTCAAAGAGTTGTGCAGGACAGGTCATACCAGCATTGGATGCGCAATGTTGGAGGCTCTCAAAGAAAAGGGTGTGGCTGTGGATCGATCATTATTCTTTTATGTGATGGAGGGCTTCCTAAAGGAGCAAAGAACTGCTGAATCAATTGGAATGCATGACATGTGGCTTAGCAAAAGCAAAGAACTTGATGTTTTTACTTACCGATCTGTGTTGCCTTCATTACCATGGCTGGACACAGATCGAGCCAAGAACTTGGTAGAATCTATGCTGACCGTGAAACTTACTGAATTCTCATATCGCGGTTGCATTGTGAATGAATTAATGCAAACAAGGAATATAAAATGGGCCATTCCAGTCTTGCAAGAATCAGCTCCTGGGAAGCTCAGTGCCACTTTGTTAAATTCCTTACTTCAAGCCTATGGTTGGCTAAAAAATTGGAGAAAGTTAGATGCAGTTCTTTGCAAGATGCTAAAGATGCATGCCACCCTTTCTATATCTAGCTACCGCTTTCTTGTGTGCAGAATGTGTGAGCAAAGTCGTTTTTCTAGCGCTTCAAGCCTTAGAGCACTTTTCCAACATACTGACAAGTCAAGAGAACTGATTGCATGCAACAttctaatattttatctttttcaaagaAGAAACAGCTCACAGATTCATGATTTATTGAAGGACATTGAAGGTAATGGTATTTCTCTTGACAAAACCACATATGATTTCCTTGTCTATGGATTTCACAAATCTGGGGATATCAATGATTCAGTTAATGCGCTTGATGCCTGCATTGCTCAGGGAATAAAACCAAGCAACCGCAGTCTCAGAATAGTGTTAAGTCATTACTGCAGGCTAGGAAACCATGAGAAATCACTAGCATTATTTCACTTGATTGAGCGCAATGGATGGAAGCATGGTTTAATCATTAAGACCACCCTAGCTTCATGTCTCCTTTCATTTGGGAGACAATTGGAAGCAAAATCATGTCTGAACAACCTGAGCAAAGGTGAGTTTATCGGATGTTCAAGCAATTTTGATGATCTCATCAAGGAATTCTGCATTCTAGGAGATTTGAAAATGACTCTTTATCTGCTAAATACAATGTTAAAGAAAGGCACACTGCCTAATGAAGCCAGTTACAGTTCTGTTATATATAAACTTTGTACATTGAAGGAGTTCGATCAGGCACTTGATTTTCTTGCTGAAATGCAGCTGGCAAGTCTAAAATCAAGTGAAATCTCCTGTGATGCACTTGTACATGGCCTTTGTGCCATGGGAAGACCTTCTGATGCTAGAAAGGTTTTGGAAATGCTAACCACCTTGGGATCTGCACCATCCTATGGCATGTTTAGAGTTGTTTTTGATAACTATTGCAGAAGTAGCAATCTACAGAAAGCTGCGGCACTTCTGCATGACATGCAACAAGCAGGACAAGTGCCCAACTTTGAGATGCATTGGTCTGTTATAAGCAATTTAAGCAGTACCAATGAGAAAACTGAAGGACATGGAGAGTGCATTTTGCCAAACCTTTTTCTTTCTGCAAATTCCCCTTAA
- the LOC103631768 gene encoding pentatricopeptide repeat-containing protein At5g15280, mitochondrial isoform X3, producing MSMAWRLLRTIHFRHLSPGVRRASKIVDQGFTNNAPELSTNKGSLLRCSSIRFGEKRNSIFACAPDNLEQKSGQTFEADAHSALKLCSGIGSVVIAKCSHIFERNGDTFDGNCSLQDILKPGLWLSPETLRRFWRVSELKPKDFLDILNGFGLSAVKVRNARFLWNLYRWTSRQSKEFQHLPRSNETMVSILADAHMLSQAESLLLSLIDHMTPAVSSELFSQIIQVYSEAGNLGKSVALYDYARGKHLIPSASCYQVLLHFLTRNRKDELILRVYLDMLEVGFGSCTEGNILDSVVMALIRKGKLLEALGILRQLKSLGLKLSKGALSNIVEEFNKKKDIGDLMNFLEDWRCIPELRLCNRILASLCTNLGTCQAWLVFQSLEALGFAPDATTFGIFIFHSCREMKLKSALVYLSECFARHVKPGVCAYNAILGGVFREGLYRHAKYIFEDMIEREVTPNLSTYKIILAGYCRYRRFDDIEQVLRHMKTNGVNVLLSGNCVLSKALSFLGLDHLGVKIKRDNVTGFPKAEFFDSVGNGLYLDTDSKMFEVSLSQVLDSALLPDINSELIRASQQGDVASALLVKDKAFQWGYDISPDSCSELFKALCVSPAYVIDVIDLMEEMPDILYKLDAQNLDLVAQTLSRNGMSAHAKLVLEKMLREDLSISHNTYTYLMIGLCEERNIAGFWECWNLATKCRWSPDSKDMMGLISYLCKWGVIEEALKLMNSLFDCYHDLFFSAYCALLKELCRTGHTSIGCAMLEALKEKGVAVDRSLFFYVMEGFLKEQRTAESIGMHDMWLSKSKELDVFTYRSVLPSLPWLDTDRAKNLVESMLTVKLTEFSYRGCIVNELMQTRNIKWAIPVLQESAPGKLSATLLNSLLQAYGWLKNWRKLDAVLCKMLKMHATLSISSYRFLVCRMCEQSRFSSASSLRALFQHTDKSRELIACNILIFYLFQRRNSSQIHDLLKDIEGNKTKQPQSQNSVKSLLQARKP from the exons ATGTCGATGGCATGGCGGTTGCTCCGCACAATCCATTTCCGGCATCTGAG CCCAGGTGTCAGGCGAGCATCCAAGATTGTAGACCAAGGCTTTACCAATAATGCCCCAGAGCTGAGTACCAACAAAGGGAGTTTGCTGAGGTGTAGCAGCATCCGCTTCGGGGAGAAGCGGAACTCAATTTTTGCTTGCGCTCCAGACAATTTGGAGCAGAAATCTGGACAAACGTTCGAAGCTGATGCCCATTCTGCGCTAAAATTGTGCTCTGGTATCGGGAGTGTAGTTATAGCCAAGTGTTCTCACATATTTGAGAGAAATGGGGACACCTTTGATGGGAACTGCAGTTTGCAAGATATCCTCAAGCCTGGTTTATGGCTCTCACCGGAGACCCTCCGCCGGTTTTGGCGTGTCTCTGAGCTGAAGCCTAAGGATTTTCTTGACATTTTGAATGGTTTTGGACTCAGTGCCGTAAAAGTGAGAAATGCAAGATTTCTATGGAATTTGTACAGGTGGACATCGCGGCAGAGCAAAGAGTTCCAACATCTGCCAAGGTCAAATGAGACAATGGTATCCATACTTGCAGATGCTCATATGCTCAGTCAAGCAGAATCACTACTGCTTTCATTGATTGATCATATGACTCCAGCTGTTTCTAGTGAACTATTCAGTCAGATTATCCAGGTGTATTCAGAAGCAGGCAACCTTGGGAAATCAGTTGCACTTTATGATTATGCAAGGGGCAAGCATTTGATTCCTTCAGCTTCATGCTATCAAGTACTTCTTCATTTTCTAACCAGAAACAGAAAGGATGAATTGATTTTGAGAGTATATCTGGACATGCTTGAAGTTGGATTTGGTTCTTGCACCGAaggaaatattcttgattctgttGTCATGGCTTTAATCAGGAAAGGTAAACTTTTGGAAGCTCTTGGTATTCTTCGGCAATTAAAGAGTTTGGGTCTTAAATTAAGCAAGGGAGCCTTGTCAAATATAGTTGAAGAATTTAACAAGAAAAAGGATATTGGGGATCTGATGAATTTCTTGGAAGATTGGAGGTGTATACCTGAGTTGCGTCTTTGCAACAGAATCCTTGCGTCTTTGTGCACAAATCTTGGTACTTGTCAGGCATGGTTGGTCTTCCAAAGTTTGGAGGCCTTAGGGTTTGCTCCAGATGCTACGACTTTTGGAATTTTCATTTTTCACAGCTGTAGAGAAATGAAACTAAAATCTGCACTTGTATATTTATCAGAGTGCTTTGCTAGGCATGTTAAACCTGGAGTGTGTGCCTATAATGCTATTTTAGGTGGTGTTTTCAGGGAGGGGCTATATAGACATGCAAAGTATATATTTGAAGACATGATTGAAAGAGAAGTAACACCCAATCTTTCAACATATAAGATAATTCTTGCAGGGTATTGCAGGTATAGGCGGTTTGATGATATTGAACAAGTCTTGAGGCACATGAAAACCAATGGTGTAAATGTTCTTCTCTCTGGAAACTGTGTGCTCTCCAAGGCCTTATCATTCTTGGGGCTAGATCACCTAGGGGTGAAAATCAAGAGAGATAATGTCACTGGTTTCCCAAAAGCTGAGTTTTTTGATTCAGTTGGCAATGGATTGTATTTGGACACTGATTCCAAAATGTTTGAGGTTTCATTGTCACAAGTTTTGGATAGCGCACTTCTCCCAGATATTAACTCAGAGCTAATCAGGGCATCTCAGCAAGGCGATGTTGCAAGTGCTCTTCTTGTGAAAGACAAAGCTTTTCAATGGGGATATGACATTTCACCAGATAGCTGCTCTGAGCTATTCAAGGCCTTATGTGTGAGCCCTGCTTATGTTATAGATGTCATTGACCTTATGGAGGAGATGCCAGATATACTTTACAAACTTGATGCTCAAAATCTAGATTTGGTTGCCCAAACATTGAGTAGGAATGGAATGTCTGCTCATGCAAAACTGGTTTTAGAAAAAATGTTGAGAGAAGACTTGTCAATCAGTCACAATACATATACTTATTTAATGATAGGTTTATGCGAAGAAAGGAACATAGCAGGGTTTTGGGAATGTTGGAATCTTGCAACAAAGTGCAGATGGTCACCTGATAGCAAGGATATGATGGGCCTCATCAGTTACTTGTGCAAATGGGGAGTGATTGAGGAAGCCCTGAAACTTATGAACTCTTTATTTGACTGCTACCATGATCTGTTTTTTAGTGCATATTGTGCACTTCTCAAAGAGTTGTGCAGGACAGGTCATACCAGCATTGGATGCGCAATGTTGGAGGCTCTCAAAGAAAAGGGTGTGGCTGTGGATCGATCATTATTCTTTTATGTGATGGAGGGCTTCCTAAAGGAGCAAAGAACTGCTGAATCAATTGGAATGCATGACATGTGGCTTAGCAAAAGCAAAGAACTTGATGTTTTTACTTACCGATCTGTGTTGCCTTCATTACCATGGCTGGACACAGATCGAGCCAAGAACTTGGTAGAATCTATGCTGACCGTGAAACTTACTGAATTCTCATATCGCGGTTGCATTGTGAATGAATTAATGCAAACAAGGAATATAAAATGGGCCATTCCAGTCTTGCAAGAATCAGCTCCTGGGAAGCTCAGTGCCACTTTGTTAAATTCCTTACTTCAAGCCTATGGTTGGCTAAAAAATTGGAGAAAGTTAGATGCAGTTCTTTGCAAGATGCTAAAGATGCATGCCACCCTTTCTATATCTAGCTACCGCTTTCTTGTGTGCAGAATGTGTGAGCAAAGTCGTTTTTCTAGCGCTTCAAGCCTTAGAGCACTTTTCCAACATACTGACAAGTCAAGAGAACTGATTGCATGCAACAttctaatattttatctttttcaaagaAGAAACAGCTCACAGATTCATGATTTATTGAAGGACATTGAAG GGAATAAAACCAAGCAACCGCAGTCTCAGAATAGTGTTAAGTCATTACTGCAGGCTAGGAAACCATGA
- the LOC103631768 gene encoding pentatricopeptide repeat-containing protein At5g15280, mitochondrial isoform X2, translating into MSMAWRLLRTIHFRHLSPGVRRASKIVDQGFTNNAPELSTNKGSLLRCSSIRFGEKRNSIFACAPDNLEQKSGQTFEADAHSALKLCSGIGSVVIAKCSHIFERNGDTFDGNCSLQDILKPGLWLSPETLRRFWRVSELKPKDFLDILNGFGLSAVKVRNARFLWNLYRWTSRQSKEFQHLPRSNETMVSILADAHMLSQAESLLLSLIDHMTPAVSSELFSQIIQVYSEAGNLGKSVALYDYARGKHLIPSASCYQVLLHFLTRNRKDELILRVYLDMLEVGFGSCTEGNILDSVVMALIRKGYCRYRRFDDIEQVLRHMKTNGVNVLLSGNCVLSKALSFLGLDHLGVKIKRDNVTGFPKAEFFDSVGNGLYLDTDSKMFEVSLSQVLDSALLPDINSELIRASQQGDVASALLVKDKAFQWGYDISPDSCSELFKALCVSPAYVIDVIDLMEEMPDILYKLDAQNLDLVAQTLSRNGMSAHAKLVLEKMLREDLSISHNTYTYLMIGLCEERNIAGFWECWNLATKCRWSPDSKDMMGLISYLCKWGVIEEALKLMNSLFDCYHDLFFSAYCALLKELCRTGHTSIGCAMLEALKEKGVAVDRSLFFYVMEGFLKEQRTAESIGMHDMWLSKSKELDVFTYRSVLPSLPWLDTDRAKNLVESMLTVKLTEFSYRGCIVNELMQTRNIKWAIPVLQESAPGKLSATLLNSLLQAYGWLKNWRKLDAVLCKMLKMHATLSISSYRFLVCRMCEQSRFSSASSLRALFQHTDKSRELIACNILIFYLFQRRNSSQIHDLLKDIEGNGISLDKTTYDFLVYGFHKSGDINDSVNALDACIAQGIKPSNRSLRIVLSHYCRLGNHEKSLALFHLIERNGWKHGLIIKTTLASCLLSFGRQLEAKSCLNNLSKGEFIGCSSNFDDLIKEFCILGDLKMTLYLLNTMLKKGTLPNEASYSSVIYKLCTLKEFDQALDFLAEMQLASLKSSEISCDALVHGLCAMGRPSDARKVLEMLTTLGSAPSYGMFRVVFDNYCRSSNLQKAAALLHDMQQAGQVPNFEMHWSVISNLSSTNEKTEGHGECILPNLFLSANSP; encoded by the exons ATGTCGATGGCATGGCGGTTGCTCCGCACAATCCATTTCCGGCATCTGAG CCCAGGTGTCAGGCGAGCATCCAAGATTGTAGACCAAGGCTTTACCAATAATGCCCCAGAGCTGAGTACCAACAAAGGGAGTTTGCTGAGGTGTAGCAGCATCCGCTTCGGGGAGAAGCGGAACTCAATTTTTGCTTGCGCTCCAGACAATTTGGAGCAGAAATCTGGACAAACGTTCGAAGCTGATGCCCATTCTGCGCTAAAATTGTGCTCTGGTATCGGGAGTGTAGTTATAGCCAAGTGTTCTCACATATTTGAGAGAAATGGGGACACCTTTGATGGGAACTGCAGTTTGCAAGATATCCTCAAGCCTGGTTTATGGCTCTCACCGGAGACCCTCCGCCGGTTTTGGCGTGTCTCTGAGCTGAAGCCTAAGGATTTTCTTGACATTTTGAATGGTTTTGGACTCAGTGCCGTAAAAGTGAGAAATGCAAGATTTCTATGGAATTTGTACAGGTGGACATCGCGGCAGAGCAAAGAGTTCCAACATCTGCCAAGGTCAAATGAGACAATGGTATCCATACTTGCAGATGCTCATATGCTCAGTCAAGCAGAATCACTACTGCTTTCATTGATTGATCATATGACTCCAGCTGTTTCTAGTGAACTATTCAGTCAGATTATCCAGGTGTATTCAGAAGCAGGCAACCTTGGGAAATCAGTTGCACTTTATGATTATGCAAGGGGCAAGCATTTGATTCCTTCAGCTTCATGCTATCAAGTACTTCTTCATTTTCTAACCAGAAACAGAAAGGATGAATTGATTTTGAGAGTATATCTGGACATGCTTGAAGTTGGATTTGGTTCTTGCACCGAaggaaatattcttgattctgttGTCATGGCTTTAATCAGGAAAG GGTATTGCAGGTATAGGCGGTTTGATGATATTGAACAAGTCTTGAGGCACATGAAAACCAATGGTGTAAATGTTCTTCTCTCTGGAAACTGTGTGCTCTCCAAGGCCTTATCATTCTTGGGGCTAGATCACCTAGGGGTGAAAATCAAGAGAGATAATGTCACTGGTTTCCCAAAAGCTGAGTTTTTTGATTCAGTTGGCAATGGATTGTATTTGGACACTGATTCCAAAATGTTTGAGGTTTCATTGTCACAAGTTTTGGATAGCGCACTTCTCCCAGATATTAACTCAGAGCTAATCAGGGCATCTCAGCAAGGCGATGTTGCAAGTGCTCTTCTTGTGAAAGACAAAGCTTTTCAATGGGGATATGACATTTCACCAGATAGCTGCTCTGAGCTATTCAAGGCCTTATGTGTGAGCCCTGCTTATGTTATAGATGTCATTGACCTTATGGAGGAGATGCCAGATATACTTTACAAACTTGATGCTCAAAATCTAGATTTGGTTGCCCAAACATTGAGTAGGAATGGAATGTCTGCTCATGCAAAACTGGTTTTAGAAAAAATGTTGAGAGAAGACTTGTCAATCAGTCACAATACATATACTTATTTAATGATAGGTTTATGCGAAGAAAGGAACATAGCAGGGTTTTGGGAATGTTGGAATCTTGCAACAAAGTGCAGATGGTCACCTGATAGCAAGGATATGATGGGCCTCATCAGTTACTTGTGCAAATGGGGAGTGATTGAGGAAGCCCTGAAACTTATGAACTCTTTATTTGACTGCTACCATGATCTGTTTTTTAGTGCATATTGTGCACTTCTCAAAGAGTTGTGCAGGACAGGTCATACCAGCATTGGATGCGCAATGTTGGAGGCTCTCAAAGAAAAGGGTGTGGCTGTGGATCGATCATTATTCTTTTATGTGATGGAGGGCTTCCTAAAGGAGCAAAGAACTGCTGAATCAATTGGAATGCATGACATGTGGCTTAGCAAAAGCAAAGAACTTGATGTTTTTACTTACCGATCTGTGTTGCCTTCATTACCATGGCTGGACACAGATCGAGCCAAGAACTTGGTAGAATCTATGCTGACCGTGAAACTTACTGAATTCTCATATCGCGGTTGCATTGTGAATGAATTAATGCAAACAAGGAATATAAAATGGGCCATTCCAGTCTTGCAAGAATCAGCTCCTGGGAAGCTCAGTGCCACTTTGTTAAATTCCTTACTTCAAGCCTATGGTTGGCTAAAAAATTGGAGAAAGTTAGATGCAGTTCTTTGCAAGATGCTAAAGATGCATGCCACCCTTTCTATATCTAGCTACCGCTTTCTTGTGTGCAGAATGTGTGAGCAAAGTCGTTTTTCTAGCGCTTCAAGCCTTAGAGCACTTTTCCAACATACTGACAAGTCAAGAGAACTGATTGCATGCAACAttctaatattttatctttttcaaagaAGAAACAGCTCACAGATTCATGATTTATTGAAGGACATTGAAGGTAATGGTATTTCTCTTGACAAAACCACATATGATTTCCTTGTCTATGGATTTCACAAATCTGGGGATATCAATGATTCAGTTAATGCGCTTGATGCCTGCATTGCTCAGGGAATAAAACCAAGCAACCGCAGTCTCAGAATAGTGTTAAGTCATTACTGCAGGCTAGGAAACCATGAGAAATCACTAGCATTATTTCACTTGATTGAGCGCAATGGATGGAAGCATGGTTTAATCATTAAGACCACCCTAGCTTCATGTCTCCTTTCATTTGGGAGACAATTGGAAGCAAAATCATGTCTGAACAACCTGAGCAAAGGTGAGTTTATCGGATGTTCAAGCAATTTTGATGATCTCATCAAGGAATTCTGCATTCTAGGAGATTTGAAAATGACTCTTTATCTGCTAAATACAATGTTAAAGAAAGGCACACTGCCTAATGAAGCCAGTTACAGTTCTGTTATATATAAACTTTGTACATTGAAGGAGTTCGATCAGGCACTTGATTTTCTTGCTGAAATGCAGCTGGCAAGTCTAAAATCAAGTGAAATCTCCTGTGATGCACTTGTACATGGCCTTTGTGCCATGGGAAGACCTTCTGATGCTAGAAAGGTTTTGGAAATGCTAACCACCTTGGGATCTGCACCATCCTATGGCATGTTTAGAGTTGTTTTTGATAACTATTGCAGAAGTAGCAATCTACAGAAAGCTGCGGCACTTCTGCATGACATGCAACAAGCAGGACAAGTGCCCAACTTTGAGATGCATTGGTCTGTTATAAGCAATTTAAGCAGTACCAATGAGAAAACTGAAGGACATGGAGAGTGCATTTTGCCAAACCTTTTTCTTTCTGCAAATTCCCCTTAA